The following proteins are co-located in the Malus sylvestris chromosome 13, drMalSylv7.2, whole genome shotgun sequence genome:
- the LOC126595157 gene encoding protein FANTASTIC FOUR 1-like, translating to MATIVCQGLQSCLDSPHLVEPRTLRLKLSAPVAHHFSPITPQELGIKACFSEEKCNNYEEINSNKATSKKSDMGGWSFLQAISKPSLENPTAEVDKENTYTPPRVYRNSSATKLNEKSLELCTEDLGCETGAIITESFSIFSPMYESESNAAPREHQNKHKFSGAKKANNVHNFPPPLTTISGEDSLHFMPHREDGRLIIKAVKAPLSHSCFQAERSNGRLRLCLSKTFTPSFDSEEEAAAIQEYNEGCENDIIEEETEEQDQEVVGENTEEELVEQLEGDKEEEEEEEEEEEEEEGNSSNVCLIAGEEVDGNSLNVRGKDGIEKFERPSRCKEGGGECEKKGLLKYWEPFWVAT from the coding sequence ATGGCGACAATCGTGTGCCAAGGTCTGCAGTCATGCCTGGATTCTCCTCACCTTGTGGAGCCAAGAACCCTAAGGCTAAAGCTTTCTGCACCGGTAGCTCATCACTTCTCTCCAATTACCCCCCAAGAATTAGGAATCAAAGCTTGTTTCTCTGAAGAGAAATGCAATAATTATGAGGAAATCAACAGCAATAAGGCCACCTCCAAAAAATCTGACATGGGTGGCTGGAGTTTCCTCCAAGCTATCTCCAAACCCTCACTAGAAAACCCTACTGCTGAGGTGGACAAAGAAAATACTTACACCCCTCCTAGGGTTTATAGGAACTCATCAGCTACTAAGCTAAATGAGAAGAGCTTGGAGTTGTGCACTGAAGACTTGGGCTGCGAGACCGGCGCCATTATCACAGAAAGCTTCAGCATTTTCTCACCAATGTATGAATCAGAATCGAATGCAGCGCCAAGGGAGCATCAAAATAAGCATAAATTTTCGGGTGCAAAGAAGGCGAATAATGTTCACAATTTCCCACCTCCATTGACAACAATAAGCGGCGAGGATTCTCTACACTTTATGCCTCACAGGGAAGATGGGAGGCTGATCATCAAAGCTGTCAAGGCCCCTTTAAGTCATTCATGCTTCCAAGCTGAAAGAAGCAATGGCCGCCTTCGATTGTGCCTTTCAAAAACCTTTACTCCCAGTTTTGACTCAGAGGAAGAAGCAGCAGCCATTCAAGAATACAATGAAGGGTGTGAAAATGACATAATTGAGGAGGAAACAGAAGAGCAAGATCAAGAAGTGGTGGGAGAAAATACAGAAGAAGAATTGGTAGAACAATTAGAAGGCgataaggaggaggaagaggaagaagaagaagaagaagaagaagaagaagggaataGTTCAAATGTGTGTTTGATAGCGGGTGAGGAGGTGGATGGGAATAGTTTGAATGTTAGGGGTAAAGATGGAATAGAAAAGTTTGAAAGGCCAAGCAGGTGCAAAGAAGGTGGCGGTGAGTGTGAGAAGAAAGGATTGTTAAAGTATTGGGAGCCCTTTTGGGTGGCTACTTAA